A portion of the candidate division WOR-3 bacterium genome contains these proteins:
- a CDS encoding tRNA 4-thiouridine(8) synthase ThiI: MIPSRRSKAVGLFSGGLDSILATKLMTEQGIEVIALHFRVPFPAPPHEFSDERLRQIAESAGASLVSVDVGEDYLDIVKAPTHGYSRGMAPCVDCMLYMLVKARELAQQTRSDFVFTGEVLGQRAHCQNKRSLKLLGREARVEGRLLRPLSAKLLEPTIPELTGIVRRERLLDLKGHGRRRQIRLASEFGILDYPMPTGGCLLIDANFGARVKDAATFDQLKPADRQLLSVGRHFRLESGAKVVVGRNQDENEQLEKLKLADDVVCKPAEVVGPVVLVRGGRKTKRDVEVAARLCARYADAPAGKAVAVACAGRVMKVKALSTEEADLWLIQASKKDKTLEDDATRDERKGEPDPG, encoded by the coding sequence GTGATCCCCAGCCGCAGGTCGAAAGCAGTTGGATTGTTTTCTGGCGGCCTCGACAGTATCCTTGCTACCAAGTTGATGACGGAACAGGGTATCGAGGTAATTGCGCTTCATTTTCGAGTACCGTTCCCTGCGCCGCCTCACGAGTTTTCTGACGAGCGGTTACGGCAGATTGCAGAATCAGCCGGTGCTAGTCTCGTGTCGGTTGATGTTGGCGAAGATTACCTTGACATTGTCAAGGCCCCGACGCACGGATACTCGCGGGGCATGGCGCCATGTGTGGATTGCATGCTCTACATGCTGGTGAAAGCCCGCGAACTGGCCCAGCAGACCAGGTCGGATTTCGTTTTCACCGGCGAAGTGCTGGGCCAGCGCGCTCATTGTCAGAACAAGCGTTCGCTGAAACTTCTCGGAAGGGAAGCCCGTGTCGAAGGTCGGCTGTTGCGTCCTCTTTCGGCCAAGCTGCTTGAGCCGACAATTCCGGAGCTGACCGGCATTGTCCGGCGGGAACGGCTTCTGGACCTCAAGGGTCATGGCCGACGTCGGCAGATCCGGCTCGCTTCTGAGTTCGGGATCCTTGACTATCCGATGCCGACCGGGGGCTGTCTTCTCATTGATGCAAACTTTGGTGCCCGCGTGAAGGATGCCGCTACTTTTGACCAGCTCAAGCCCGCCGACCGGCAACTCCTGAGTGTCGGACGGCACTTCCGATTGGAGAGTGGCGCCAAGGTGGTAGTCGGTCGGAACCAGGATGAGAACGAGCAGCTAGAAAAGCTCAAGCTTGCTGATGATGTTGTGTGTAAACCGGCCGAAGTAGTAGGACCGGTTGTGTTAGTGCGGGGTGGTAGGAAGACGAAGAGGGATGTTGAAGTCGCTGCGAGGTTGTGCGCGCGTTATGCCGATGCTCCGGCTGGTAAGGCGGTTGCAGTGGCGTGTGCCGGAAGAGTGATGAAAGTAAAGGCGCTTTCAACAGAAGAGGCCGACTTATGGCTGATTCAGGCGTCGAAGAAGGACAAAACATTAGAAGATGATGCTACCCGAGACGAAAGAAAAGGTGAGCCGGATCCTGGCTGA
- the rocD gene encoding ornithine--oxo-acid transaminase — translation MHTQEHIMLAETYSARNYEPLPVVLTKAQGVWVEDVEGRRYLDMLSSYSALNQGHRHPKIVKALCDQTERLCLTSRAFHHDLFGPFCKLITETCGFEQVLLANTGVEAVETAIKAARRWGYAIKGVERDKAEIIVCEGNFHGRTTGVIAFSTEKLYRDGFGPFSPGFRVIPYNDLEALKRAITKNTVAFLVEPIQGEAGINVPSDGYLAGAREICCRNNVLLILDEIQTGLGRTGKLFCYEYEAAKPDILVVGKALGGGCFPISATLGSRELMNVAFCPGNHGSTFGGNPLACAVGIAALNVVIEERLPENSFAMGEYLRTELRTLNSPHVKEIRGRGLLVGVEIKQESGPARSFCERLAELGVLAKETHGTVIRLAPPLVITREEMDWALERIAKVIK, via the coding sequence ATGCATACTCAAGAACACATAATGCTGGCCGAAACATACAGTGCCAGGAACTACGAACCGCTGCCGGTGGTACTAACAAAGGCCCAGGGAGTGTGGGTTGAAGACGTCGAAGGTCGCCGCTATCTGGACATGTTGTCGTCCTACTCAGCCCTGAATCAGGGACATCGCCACCCGAAGATAGTCAAGGCGCTGTGCGACCAGACCGAACGGCTGTGCTTGACCTCACGGGCGTTCCATCACGATCTGTTCGGACCTTTCTGCAAGCTTATCACCGAGACCTGCGGGTTCGAGCAGGTACTCCTCGCCAACACCGGGGTCGAGGCGGTTGAGACCGCAATCAAGGCGGCCCGCCGCTGGGGATATGCAATAAAGGGCGTTGAACGAGACAAGGCGGAAATCATTGTCTGCGAAGGCAATTTCCACGGGCGGACAACTGGCGTCATTGCATTCTCGACTGAGAAACTGTACCGGGACGGATTCGGACCGTTTTCGCCCGGGTTTCGAGTAATTCCCTACAATGACCTCGAGGCGCTGAAGCGTGCGATCACGAAGAACACGGTCGCGTTCCTGGTTGAACCGATTCAGGGCGAGGCTGGCATCAATGTACCCTCAGACGGATACTTGGCCGGCGCACGGGAAATCTGCTGCCGGAACAATGTGCTACTGATACTCGACGAAATCCAGACCGGGTTGGGACGAACAGGGAAGCTGTTCTGCTACGAGTATGAGGCTGCGAAGCCGGATATCCTGGTCGTAGGCAAGGCGCTAGGTGGTGGATGTTTTCCGATCTCCGCCACACTAGGATCAAGAGAGCTGATGAACGTGGCGTTCTGCCCTGGCAACCACGGTTCCACTTTCGGCGGCAATCCTCTAGCCTGCGCGGTGGGCATTGCCGCGCTAAACGTGGTCATCGAAGAAAGGCTGCCGGAGAACTCATTCGCAATGGGCGAGTACCTGCGGACTGAACTGCGCACACTCAATTCGCCGCACGTGAAGGAAATTAGAGGCAGGGGACTACTGGTCGGCGTGGAAATCAAACAGGAATCCGGTCCGGCTCGGTCCTTCTGCGAACGGCTCGCCGAGCTAGGGGTGCTCGCCAAAGAAACTCACGGGACAGTCATCAGACTTGCCCCCCCATTGGTAATAACGCGAGAGGAAATGGATTGGGCATTGGAACGCATCGCCAAGGTCATCAAATAG
- the folP gene encoding dihydropteroate synthase, with protein sequence MRILTLYHKFDLEAELARVGADPCSWSIFAAKREALALWVNRLSTAGANILKQTALACGADCAVHRDVASGRVRHSDAVLFGTRRQLLGLCARLASQPECVARLVPELRTLLERASGCFGAVRLGKKEIDLGARTFVMGTLNVTPDSFFDGGRFLDPDAAFRRAMEMEQDGADFIDIGAESTRPGARPVAPKEQLNRLLPVLRRIQGKVRVPISVDTTSATVARAALDAGAQMVNDISGLAFDENMARVLARTGVPCVVMHIQGKPRTMQRQPKYRNLMQEVIDGLDAAIGRAVEAGVRREQVIVDPGIGFGKRLEHNLEILRRLSELRSLGRPILVGPSRKSFIGAITGLGPEQRLEGTLAATVLAAVNGANILRVHDVKEAVRALRVADAITRKA encoded by the coding sequence GTGCGGATTCTGACCCTCTACCACAAGTTTGATTTGGAAGCTGAACTTGCCCGGGTTGGCGCGGACCCGTGCTCGTGGTCAATATTCGCGGCCAAACGTGAAGCGCTAGCCCTATGGGTCAATCGGCTCTCGACCGCCGGGGCCAATATCCTGAAACAGACTGCGCTCGCGTGTGGTGCCGACTGTGCGGTTCACCGCGACGTCGCGTCGGGCCGAGTACGCCACAGCGACGCCGTACTATTCGGCACACGGCGTCAACTTCTTGGACTATGCGCCCGACTGGCCAGCCAGCCGGAGTGTGTTGCGCGGCTTGTGCCAGAGCTGCGCACGCTGCTGGAGCGTGCCAGCGGATGCTTCGGTGCAGTCCGTCTTGGCAAGAAGGAGATTGACCTCGGAGCCAGGACCTTTGTGATGGGCACCCTCAATGTCACACCGGATTCGTTCTTTGACGGCGGCCGCTTCCTTGACCCCGACGCAGCCTTTCGCAGGGCCATGGAGATGGAGCAGGATGGCGCGGACTTCATTGACATCGGAGCGGAGTCAACCCGACCGGGTGCTAGACCGGTTGCGCCCAAGGAGCAGCTCAACCGGCTCCTGCCAGTGCTACGCCGGATACAGGGCAAGGTCCGTGTACCAATATCGGTGGACACGACAAGTGCTACGGTAGCACGTGCAGCGCTCGACGCCGGCGCGCAGATGGTCAACGATATATCGGGCCTGGCATTCGATGAAAACATGGCCCGCGTGCTGGCAAGAACTGGTGTCCCATGTGTGGTTATGCATATACAGGGCAAGCCGAGAACCATGCAACGCCAACCGAAATATCGGAACCTGATGCAGGAGGTCATTGATGGCCTTGACGCAGCAATCGGCCGCGCAGTCGAAGCCGGGGTTAGGCGTGAGCAGGTGATCGTGGACCCGGGCATCGGGTTCGGCAAGCGACTGGAACACAACCTCGAGATTCTGCGCCGGCTTTCGGAGCTCCGGTCTCTTGGACGACCGATACTCGTTGGTCCATCACGCAAGTCGTTCATTGGTGCAATAACTGGACTGGGCCCGGAGCAACGGCTGGAAGGCACACTTGCGGCCACCGTGCTTGCAGCAGTAAACGGCGCAAACATTCTCAGGGTTCACGATGTGAAAGAAGCGGTGCGAGCTCTGAGGGTCGCAGATGCTATTACCAGGAAGGCCTAG
- the cdaA gene encoding diadenylate cyclase CdaA, producing the protein MLSFIKLRAVDLVDILIVALIAFYFLRFLKGTRAIRMLYTLFFLVAVSLVARWLDFKALGLIVNSLTTLWIVAFVIIFQPEIRNILARVGRYRPLRFLLKQEATRESLEELVEAAMLLKESRVGGLVVVERDIGLKEYSDTGTRLDARVSAALIGSIFTPPSPLHDGAVIVVGDHIVAAGCTLPLSDVTYQDGFLGMRHRAALGIATLTDAVAIVISETTGRISFANRGKLVVNLTASQLRYNMTQALLKEA; encoded by the coding sequence GTGCTGTCCTTCATCAAGCTACGCGCAGTGGACTTAGTAGACATTCTAATTGTCGCACTCATCGCATTCTACTTTCTGCGATTCCTGAAGGGTACGCGAGCAATAAGGATGCTTTACACTCTCTTCTTCCTCGTAGCGGTCTCACTTGTTGCGCGATGGCTCGACTTCAAAGCACTCGGACTAATCGTGAACTCGCTGACTACGCTGTGGATCGTGGCATTCGTCATCATCTTTCAACCTGAGATTCGTAACATCCTGGCCAGGGTGGGTCGGTACCGACCGCTCCGCTTTCTCCTGAAGCAGGAGGCTACTCGGGAGTCGCTGGAGGAGCTGGTCGAGGCGGCGATGCTACTAAAGGAAAGCCGGGTCGGTGGACTGGTGGTAGTTGAGCGAGACATCGGCCTGAAGGAGTACTCGGACACCGGAACGAGGCTGGACGCCCGGGTGTCAGCAGCCCTCATCGGCTCGATTTTCACCCCGCCATCGCCGCTGCACGACGGTGCAGTCATTGTGGTCGGTGACCACATCGTTGCGGCCGGATGCACCCTGCCGCTGAGCGACGTTACCTATCAAGACGGGTTCTTGGGAATGAGACACCGAGCTGCGCTCGGCATTGCGACTTTGACTGACGCCGTGGCGATTGTGATTTCGGAGACGACCGGCCGCATAAGCTTCGCCAATCGGGGGAAACTAGTCGTCAATTTGACTGCCTCGCAACTGCGATATAATATGACCCAAGCGTTACTAAAGGAGGCCTAG
- a CDS encoding DUF2723 domain-containing protein, with amino-acid sequence MTERRVRIFVFALILVVVGAVYLYSVAPTASFWDCGEFVACTYILGIPHPPGTPLFVAIGRLFTLLPIAREPAFRVNFIPVLFGALSCGLIYLIVLKLISLYSDRDRFTWLRHVAAAFGALACAFAYSFWDNCVEAEVYAPCAFVALSVLYMAMHWRTRVETTAGDNRLILLAIYMLFLSTGIHFTPMLVVFSVVVFALLVDRDSVIQLRLFEFLTGFLVILSVNAMTGDGAEAVILKVVVAALMLAAAYFGIRIIERSERNLSVLWGLGLLFLSFVIGYAASGGDVMDNAVLLLASPMVALVEMWVHARLLVALLVLGYAGYLYWLHTQGKLRPKYVALALGLILVASSVQFFLLIRAKAGPAINEVDPSRWKDFVSVLRREQYDPMKLYPRKTMFLTEDDYRQEINARYSLLVGYFEQVKFYLRYFLWQWGNERFFDIFLGVKWQALLGLIPPLLGLWGMWHQFKNEKKSFVLIFIAFLVASIGLVTYLNLKYSPSDPRPHLKYREVRERDYFYAFSFVFYTIFIGVGAYAFLRWAAKRLRFRRVLAISLAGLTTAYGFVPMFLNYDTVTRRHNWIPAEYGYNMLISCPGEHAVLFTNGDNDTFPLWFMQTVPSVVAGLDPNFGKNVAVANLSLLNTNWYCRQLKRWGAPISFTEAEIDRLPQGFVGKDGRTVLLKDIMIRDIVATSGGVKLKWPDDYGSSPQEFMVKVFAPGYRPTTPVYFATTVSSDNLKDVEPYLRLEGLVNRIVPERGDRQVDVERTRQLLFEVYKMNSMLDPRVKKDDNTRGLLINYAASYLALALEYQKQGKTREAQEVMTKALAFDLDPERKIPLFYHLSVFAMLNSDYDNALRYLDSIEARGFEDPELTMRRGLAYQGKEEFERAEQQFLKAAELSPNRPEPVQALYRLYLEMNDTAKARQVIENWLKRAPQDSIARELLKDIS; translated from the coding sequence ATGACTGAGCGCCGTGTGCGCATTTTCGTTTTTGCGCTGATTCTCGTTGTCGTCGGCGCAGTATATCTGTACAGCGTTGCGCCGACAGCTTCTTTCTGGGACTGTGGTGAGTTCGTGGCCTGCACCTACATCCTTGGCATTCCGCATCCACCTGGTACCCCACTGTTCGTCGCAATCGGGCGCCTGTTCACGCTACTGCCAATTGCCCGCGAGCCGGCGTTCCGGGTGAACTTCATTCCGGTTCTGTTTGGCGCCTTGTCCTGTGGGCTGATCTACCTTATCGTGCTGAAACTCATCTCCTTGTACTCTGACCGAGACCGCTTCACCTGGCTGAGGCACGTCGCGGCTGCTTTTGGGGCGTTGGCGTGCGCTTTCGCATATTCGTTCTGGGACAACTGCGTTGAGGCGGAGGTATATGCACCCTGCGCTTTTGTCGCCCTCTCGGTCCTCTACATGGCCATGCACTGGCGCACCAGGGTTGAGACTACGGCCGGGGACAACCGGTTGATACTGCTGGCGATATACATGCTGTTTCTGTCTACCGGGATTCACTTTACGCCGATGCTCGTCGTGTTCTCCGTCGTAGTTTTTGCTCTGCTGGTTGACCGTGACTCAGTGATTCAGCTACGACTGTTCGAGTTCCTTACCGGGTTTCTTGTCATTCTCAGTGTCAACGCCATGACCGGCGATGGCGCCGAAGCGGTAATTCTCAAGGTCGTGGTCGCGGCCTTGATGCTGGCCGCAGCCTACTTCGGCATTCGTATCATCGAACGTTCCGAGCGGAACCTTTCGGTTCTCTGGGGACTGGGTCTTCTGTTTCTCTCTTTTGTCATCGGCTACGCCGCATCAGGTGGTGACGTAATGGACAATGCGGTGCTGCTCCTGGCCTCGCCGATGGTCGCACTGGTCGAGATGTGGGTACACGCCAGGTTACTCGTTGCTCTCCTCGTACTCGGGTATGCCGGCTACCTCTACTGGCTGCACACCCAGGGCAAGCTTAGGCCCAAGTATGTTGCACTGGCACTGGGGCTGATACTGGTTGCGAGTTCTGTCCAGTTTTTTCTGCTGATCCGAGCCAAGGCCGGGCCGGCGATAAACGAGGTTGACCCCTCGCGCTGGAAAGACTTTGTCTCAGTACTGCGGCGCGAGCAGTACGACCCGATGAAACTGTACCCGCGTAAGACAATGTTTCTGACCGAGGACGACTACCGTCAGGAGATTAACGCACGCTACAGTCTCCTGGTTGGGTATTTCGAACAGGTCAAGTTCTACCTGCGCTACTTCCTGTGGCAGTGGGGCAACGAACGGTTCTTTGACATATTCCTCGGCGTCAAGTGGCAGGCACTCTTGGGTCTGATTCCGCCACTGCTAGGACTCTGGGGCATGTGGCACCAATTCAAGAATGAGAAGAAATCCTTCGTTCTGATATTCATTGCTTTCCTTGTTGCCTCAATCGGGCTTGTAACCTATCTCAACCTCAAGTATTCGCCCTCGGATCCTCGGCCGCATTTGAAATACCGCGAGGTGCGCGAACGTGACTACTTCTACGCCTTCTCGTTCGTCTTCTACACGATATTCATCGGTGTCGGCGCGTACGCATTCCTGCGTTGGGCAGCCAAAAGGCTACGGTTCCGCAGGGTCCTGGCGATCAGCCTGGCCGGCTTGACAACTGCGTACGGCTTTGTGCCAATGTTTCTAAACTACGACACGGTCACGCGTCGACATAACTGGATACCGGCCGAATACGGCTACAATATGCTTATCTCCTGCCCAGGCGAACACGCCGTCCTATTCACCAACGGTGACAACGACACGTTTCCCCTGTGGTTTATGCAGACCGTGCCATCAGTAGTGGCCGGTCTAGACCCAAACTTTGGGAAGAACGTGGCGGTGGCGAACTTGTCGCTCCTGAATACAAACTGGTACTGCCGACAACTCAAACGGTGGGGAGCGCCGATTTCCTTTACCGAGGCTGAGATCGATCGATTGCCCCAAGGCTTTGTCGGCAAAGATGGCCGGACCGTTCTGCTCAAGGACATCATGATAAGAGACATCGTCGCAACAAGCGGCGGGGTGAAACTCAAGTGGCCGGACGACTATGGTTCCTCGCCCCAGGAGTTCATGGTGAAGGTATTTGCGCCCGGATACCGGCCAACTACGCCAGTTTACTTCGCAACGACAGTCTCAAGTGACAATCTGAAGGACGTTGAACCATATCTGAGACTTGAGGGCCTGGTGAACCGTATCGTACCGGAACGGGGAGACCGGCAGGTTGACGTCGAGCGCACGCGCCAACTTCTGTTCGAGGTGTACAAGATGAACTCAATGCTCGACCCCCGTGTAAAAAAGGACGACAATACCCGGGGACTACTAATTAACTATGCGGCGAGCTACCTCGCACTGGCCCTCGAATATCAGAAACAGGGCAAGACCCGGGAGGCGCAGGAAGTAATGACCAAGGCGCTGGCGTTTGATCTTGACCCGGAGCGGAAGATTCCGCTGTTCTACCATCTTTCGGTGTTTGCGATGCTGAACTCGGACTACGACAATGCGTTACGCTACCTTGATTCGATCGAAGCTCGAGGGTTTGAAGACCCAGAACTGACAATGCGACGGGGCCTCGCGTACCAGGGAAAGGAAGAGTTCGAGCGGGCCGAGCAACAGTTCCTCAAGGCGGCCGAGCTGTCTCCGAACCGGCCCGAGCCGGTACAGGCACTCTATCGGCTGTATCTTGAGATGAACGATACGGCAAAGGCGCGGCAGGTGATTGAGAACTGGCTCAAGCGCGCACCCCAAGACAGCATTGCCCGCGAACTCCTTAAGGATATTTCATAG
- a CDS encoding hydrogenase maturation nickel metallochaperone HypA → MHEYAITRYLLDQVLAAAQYPGATKITRINLLVGEEAGVVPDCVRFYFDQMKLGTAAAGAELAFKRSQLILRCPKCGAEFSRLDNICSCNAGADVLSGQELTIESIEVEFPPD, encoded by the coding sequence ATGCACGAGTACGCCATTACAAGATACCTGCTGGACCAGGTTCTTGCCGCGGCACAATACCCTGGTGCGACAAAGATTACGCGCATCAACCTTCTAGTCGGCGAAGAGGCCGGAGTCGTGCCGGACTGCGTTCGATTCTACTTCGACCAGATGAAGCTGGGCACGGCTGCGGCCGGAGCCGAGCTTGCCTTCAAACGCTCGCAGCTCATTCTGCGGTGCCCCAAGTGCGGGGCCGAGTTCTCGCGGCTTGACAACATCTGTTCCTGCAACGCTGGGGCCGATGTCTTATCCGGTCAAGAACTGACAATCGAGAGCATCGAGGTCGAGTTTCCACCGGACTGA
- a CDS encoding tetratricopeptide repeat protein: MELIPAAALSLVAAIAAGTAVYLFVRTRRQWKLLWIEARLYRLEKDSNREASGRLRIMQRRTGVLYFDGLTYSTSRGIARPFRDGLEHASHGQWDRASCEWTEAHKLASGSEAVALEFLIACCLLMSNRVEAARTTLVSALKHSRRLRDRAGMASCCFVLGRLEREERRYAASHSHFLASSRLWDSLGDLELEARALAEAAEVAGLMGMWQRSLRLHRQSLRLSEENEDKVSAAARYAAIGTIMVQQGEFDKARAAHEDGLHLARQAGDRLAEAEHLLAIAEIHLLQASPKRALEVLERSLRLYRNVRHPAGQARALLRIALIHQRLGDVNAAMEHSEQALRLSRGIGDRQLVAQALEGVAEGMMAHGAHEQAEALLEEAVALDREIGDATRLARHLVALGRALLAQREDTKAEEVLREAVSFSRKAVDQRTELWAAVELSRVLRKQARTDEAMKLLVHYRSLNVTDLEVGARLRTEIGLCFLALNDSDRAVAELRQASQLWPPGFSRERGAALVELGRALVASNESAAGIRSIEEGLHLLRESGHRSDESWALRVLAEVNRQQGNPELARHNLARALELARQEQDTLAEAESLVALGRLAAAQQDYGQAKSSLELALRTFVRTGLESRANELADELRRLPHAGVGVRFLDETSGIDLKDRSD, encoded by the coding sequence ATGGAACTAATCCCTGCAGCAGCCCTCAGTCTTGTGGCGGCCATCGCTGCTGGCACGGCAGTGTATCTTTTCGTCCGGACCAGACGACAGTGGAAACTGCTCTGGATCGAGGCTCGCCTGTACCGGCTTGAGAAGGACTCGAACCGGGAGGCAAGTGGGCGATTGCGGATCATGCAGCGTCGCACCGGCGTACTGTACTTTGACGGACTGACGTATTCAACCAGCCGTGGGATAGCACGACCTTTCCGTGATGGTCTCGAGCATGCATCACACGGACAGTGGGACAGAGCCTCGTGTGAATGGACCGAGGCGCATAAGCTAGCATCGGGCAGCGAAGCCGTCGCACTTGAGTTTCTAATCGCCTGTTGCCTCCTGATGAGCAACCGGGTCGAAGCGGCAAGGACCACACTGGTATCCGCCCTCAAGCACAGCCGCAGATTGAGAGACCGCGCCGGCATGGCAAGCTGCTGCTTCGTACTCGGGCGACTCGAACGTGAAGAAAGGCGGTATGCAGCCAGCCACTCTCATTTCCTGGCAAGCAGTCGTCTGTGGGATTCTCTTGGCGACTTGGAGCTGGAAGCCCGCGCCCTGGCCGAAGCGGCAGAGGTAGCAGGCCTCATGGGCATGTGGCAGCGGTCGCTGAGGTTACATAGGCAGTCTCTCCGTTTGTCGGAGGAGAACGAGGACAAGGTCAGTGCCGCGGCCCGCTACGCCGCAATCGGCACAATCATGGTACAGCAGGGAGAGTTTGATAAGGCCCGTGCAGCACACGAGGACGGACTACACCTTGCCCGGCAGGCCGGCGACCGTTTGGCCGAGGCCGAGCATCTTTTGGCGATCGCTGAGATTCACCTACTGCAGGCAAGTCCGAAGCGCGCACTGGAAGTACTTGAACGATCACTCCGTCTGTACCGGAACGTTCGGCACCCGGCCGGTCAGGCGCGTGCACTGTTGCGCATTGCGTTGATCCATCAACGTTTGGGAGATGTAAACGCAGCAATGGAGCATTCTGAGCAGGCGTTGAGGCTTAGCCGAGGAATCGGTGATCGCCAACTGGTTGCGCAGGCACTCGAAGGCGTAGCAGAAGGGATGATGGCCCACGGCGCACACGAACAAGCTGAGGCGTTGCTTGAGGAGGCAGTGGCTCTTGATCGCGAAATCGGTGATGCTACCAGGCTAGCCAGACACCTGGTTGCGCTGGGACGAGCTTTGCTCGCGCAACGTGAGGACACCAAGGCGGAAGAAGTCCTGAGAGAAGCGGTTAGCTTTAGCCGCAAGGCTGTTGACCAAAGAACCGAGCTATGGGCGGCAGTTGAACTTAGCCGCGTTCTGAGAAAACAGGCTCGAACGGATGAGGCGATGAAACTGCTAGTTCACTACCGCTCACTCAACGTCACTGACCTGGAAGTCGGCGCACGCCTCCGCACTGAAATTGGCCTATGTTTCCTCGCTCTGAACGACTCGGACCGGGCAGTTGCCGAATTACGCCAGGCATCGCAACTCTGGCCACCCGGATTCAGCCGCGAACGAGGGGCCGCTCTAGTCGAACTGGGACGGGCTCTAGTCGCCAGCAACGAGAGCGCTGCTGGAATCCGAAGCATCGAGGAGGGATTGCATCTGTTGCGCGAATCAGGCCATAGGTCAGATGAGTCGTGGGCGTTGCGCGTTCTGGCTGAGGTAAATCGGCAGCAAGGGAACCCAGAGCTCGCACGACACAACCTGGCACGTGCTTTGGAGCTTGCCCGCCAGGAACAGGATACTTTGGCCGAGGCCGAGAGTCTTGTCGCCCTAGGAAGACTCGCAGCCGCTCAGCAAGACTACGGCCAGGCGAAGTCGAGTCTGGAACTGGCCCTCAGGACATTCGTCCGGACCGGTCTGGAATCACGAGCCAATGAGCTAGCCGATGAGTTGAGGCGGCTTCCGCATGCTGGCGTGGGCGTACGCTTCCTCGACGAAACATCTGGCATTGACTTGAAGGACCGGTCGGACTAG
- a CDS encoding T9SS type A sorting domain-containing protein — protein sequence MHARFIALGLVFIFVAVPRVSANLLKNGDFSVWTSPAEPADWVVEDTTKARIGQSVDTVRSPSYAARITRLVAGTGNNKGLKQVVPVSAGHPYRLSVWYLDNDINAGGGITITWRDAGGVYIRSSSTVYCDSSIRTWQQLSVTDTAPTGAATADVLLRVYGFTGSPPGGVVYVDDAGFVDASGVGEGLGYVRWPSVRLAVRPNPSCGPTVIELELAHAGIAQLDVYDMTGSLAATAFRGRLGAGTHTVPWSGTDRWGRELPGGLYFVVLSDDAGRTTVSKLVLER from the coding sequence ATGCATGCTAGATTCATTGCACTGGGCCTGGTGTTCATATTCGTCGCCGTGCCGAGGGTCAGTGCCAACCTGCTTAAAAACGGTGATTTCTCGGTCTGGACAAGTCCGGCTGAGCCGGCAGATTGGGTGGTGGAGGACACTACCAAGGCAAGAATCGGTCAGAGTGTGGATACGGTGCGCTCGCCGAGCTATGCGGCCAGAATCACGCGGTTGGTCGCCGGTACGGGCAACAACAAAGGGCTGAAGCAGGTAGTACCGGTGTCAGCCGGCCATCCTTACAGATTGAGCGTCTGGTACCTGGATAATGACATCAATGCCGGTGGCGGCATTACGATCACCTGGCGTGATGCCGGTGGCGTGTACATCCGCAGTTCCAGCACAGTTTACTGCGATTCGTCGATCCGCACGTGGCAGCAGTTGTCTGTGACCGACACCGCACCGACCGGTGCGGCTACGGCCGACGTGCTGCTTCGTGTCTATGGATTCACTGGCAGTCCGCCGGGCGGGGTTGTTTACGTTGACGACGCTGGCTTTGTTGATGCTTCCGGTGTTGGCGAAGGCTTGGGCTACGTGCGGTGGCCGTCGGTCCGGCTCGCCGTCCGGCCAAACCCTTCGTGCGGCCCGACAGTCATTGAGCTGGAGCTCGCCCACGCTGGTATAGCGCAGCTCGATGTCTATGACATGACTGGTTCCTTGGCGGCGACTGCATTCCGCGGCAGGCTAGGAGCGGGAACGCATACTGTTCCCTGGAGTGGTACTGACCGCTGGGGCAGAGAGCTTCCCGGCGGTCTCTACTTTGTCGTGCTTAGCGACGACGCCGGCCGAACAACGGTATCCAAACTGGTGCTCGAACGGTAA
- the rplU gene encoding 50S ribosomal protein L21 — translation MYAIVRISGFQYLVREGDVVNVPRLDLEPGSRIAFDDVLFVRTKDRAVVGRPRVEESRVEAEVIGHARTTKVTALKFRRRENYRRKLGHRQSLTKIRIERILFSG, via the coding sequence ATGTACGCGATTGTCCGCATTTCTGGTTTTCAGTACTTGGTGAGGGAAGGCGATGTCGTCAATGTCCCGCGGCTGGACCTCGAACCCGGTTCCAGAATTGCGTTTGACGATGTCCTGTTCGTCCGTACTAAGGACCGGGCGGTTGTGGGTCGCCCCCGGGTAGAGGAGAGCAGGGTCGAGGCCGAGGTCATCGGTCACGCTCGTACAACCAAAGTGACGGCCCTAAAGTTCCGACGCCGCGAGAACTACCGGCGCAAGCTAGGCCATCGCCAATCCTTAACTAAGATACGCATCGAGAGGATTCTTTTTTCGGGATAG